One part of the Lycium ferocissimum isolate CSIRO_LF1 chromosome 8, AGI_CSIRO_Lferr_CH_V1, whole genome shotgun sequence genome encodes these proteins:
- the LOC132067552 gene encoding transcription factor MYB3-like: MRKPCCDHNKEEMQRGAWSKQEDQKLIDYITKHGEGCWRNLPKAAGLLRCGKSCRLRWINYLSPNLKRGNFSEDEDDLIIKLHALLGNRWSLIAGRLPGRTDNEVKNYWNSHLRRKLIKMGIDPNNHRISHYLHIKRLEFLPKNSTRENDGVISDTASSCADGQQITSSLPDLNSLP; this comes from the exons ATGAGAAAACCTTGTTGTGATCATAACAAGGAGGAAATGCAAAGAGGAGCTTGGTCTAAACAAGAAGACCAAAAACTCATTGATTATATCACTAAACATGGTGAAGGTTGCTGGAGAAACTTACCTAAAGCTGCTG GTCTGCTTCGTTGCGGCAAAAGTTGCAGGCTGAGATGGATAAATTATCTTAGTCCAAATCTAAAAAGAGGCAATTTTTCTGAGGATGAAGATGATCTCATCATCAAGCTTCATGCTCTCCTTGGCAACAG GTGGTCCCTAATAGCTGGAAGATTACCGGGGAGAACTGATAATGAAGTGAAGAATTATTGGAATTCCCATTTGAGaagaaaactaataaaaatgggAATCGATCCAAACAATCATAGGATTTCTCATTATCTTCATATAAAAAGGCTTGAATTTTTGCCAAAAAATAGCACAAGAGAAAATGATGGAGTAATATCTGATACTGCAAGTTCTTGTGCAGATGGTCAACAAATTACAAGTTCATTGcctgatctcaattcacttccttAA
- the LOC132067555 gene encoding transcription factor MYB3-like has product MRKPCCDNEEEMHRGAWSKQEDQKLIDYITKHGEGCWRNLPKAAGLLRCGKSCRLRWMNYLSPNLKRGNFSEDEDDLIIKLHALLGNRWSLIAGRLPGRTDNEVKNYWNSHLRRKLIKMGIDPKNHRISHYLHIKNLEFLSENSTRENDEVISDTANSCANGQQSTSSLPDLNSLP; this is encoded by the exons ATGAGAAAGCCTTGTTGTGATAACGAGGAGGAAATGCATAGAGGAGCTTGGTCTAAACAAGAAGACCAAAAACTCATTGATTATATCACTAAACATGGTGAAGGTTGCTGGAGAAACTTGCCTAAAGCTGCTG GTCTACTTCGATGTGGCAAAAGTTGCAGACTAAGATGGATGAATTATCTTAGTCCAAATCTAAAAAGAGGCAATTTTTCTGAGGATGAAGATGATCTCATAATCAAGCTACATGCTCTCCTTGGAAACAG GTGGTCCCTAATAGCTGGAAGATTACCGGGGAGAACTGATAATGAAGTGAAGAACTATTGGAATTCTCATTTGAGAAGAAAACTTATAAAAATGGGAATTGATCCAAAGAATCATAGGATTTCTCATTATCTTCATATAAAAAACCTTGAATTTTTGTCAGAAAATAGCACGAGAGAAAATGATGAAGTAATATCTGATACTGCAAATTCTTGTGCAAATGGTCAACAAAGTACAAGTTCATTGCCTGATCTCAACTCACTTCCTTAA